In Rhinolophus ferrumequinum isolate MPI-CBG mRhiFer1 chromosome 18, mRhiFer1_v1.p, whole genome shotgun sequence, a genomic segment contains:
- the SPC24 gene encoding kinetochore protein Spc24, protein MAAFRDMEELCQGLLSLLGANHAEAQQRRLLGRHGQMMERLLETQDGAEQQLREILEAEKDVAQSLLDAKEQAHQGSAELQQIEAELQKASEEDAQLKASLLQLSRELEDLKEIEANLGKQEREVDEDTTVTIPAATYVAQLYHRISKIEWDYECEPGMIKGIHHGPRVAQPVHLDSTQLSKKFISDYLWSLVDTEW, encoded by the exons ATGGCGGCCTTCCGCGACATGGAGGAGTTATGCCAGGGGCTGCTGAGCCTGCTGGGTGCGAACCACGCCGAGGCGCAGCAGCGGCGGCTACTGGGCCGCCACGGGCAGATGATGGAGCGGCTGCTGGAGACACAAGACGGAGCCGAGCAGCAGCTGCGAG AGATCCTCGAAGCGGAGAAGGACGTGGCCCAGAGCCTTCTTGATGCGAAGGAGCAGGCACACCAGGGGAGCGCTGAGTTGCAGCAGATTGAAGCCGAGCTGCAGAAGGCCAGCGAGGAGGACGCTCAACTGAAGGCCAGCCTCCT TCAGCTCAGCAGGGAGCTAGAGGATCTCAAGGAGATTGAGGCCAATCTTGGAAAACAGGAGAGGGAAGTTGACGAAGACACAACAGTCACTATCCCTGCAGCCAC gtACGTGGCTCAGCTTTATCACCGAATCAGTAAAATTGAGTGGGATTATGAGTGTGAACCGGGAATGATCAAAGGCA TCCATCACGGCCCCAGGGTTGCCCAGCCCGTCCACCTGGACAGCACCCAGCTCTCCAAGAAATTCATCAGCGACTATCTTTGGAGTTTGGTGGACACGGAGTGGTAG